The nucleotide window ACGCCTGTCACGGGGAAGCGGTGCAGATGAAGAACGTGCGTTTGGACTCCGAGGCGTCGGTCAAGGCGCACGCGCAGCAAATCTACCAGCAGGTGGTGGTGGGCAAGCTCATGCCGCTGTCGAACTCGACGCAGATGATCGAGGCGGAGCGCGCCATGGTGGCGCGCTGGTTCGAGAGCCAGCGCCCATGAAAAAAGCCGGCGCGTGCCGGCTTTTTTAGGTTTGCCGGGTCACGGCACGCCGGTGATCGGGCTCGATGCGGCGTTCTCGATGGATGTCTGACGCGGTAGCGCCAGCCGTACCTCGGGCGCTGGCAGTGCCGGCGGCGCGGCCAATGCGACGCGCACGCAATCGCGGATGTGCTGCTCGCCCAAGTAGCGCAGCGCGGTATAGCCCAGCAGGCCCGACACCAACTGTCCGGCAATCGGCACATAGCGCGCGGCCTGCGCCGCCGTCAAACGAACGCCCACCAGTTTTGCAAAGCGCAACACCAGCGCGCGCGTGACCAAACGTCCGGCGATGACCGAGCCGATCATCGCAATGGCCTTCTGCATGCGCTCTTTTTCGCGCGCATCCAGCTTGGCGATCTGGTGGGGCGCCAGACCGAACTCTTCGTTGATCTTGGGCAGCAGTTGGGTCAGCATGGCCGCGTCCACCGCCCAGTCGAGAAATGGCAGCGGCACCGCACCGGCGACGCCCGCCACCGCCGCGCGCTTGCGCAACAGCTGGCGGCTGCGTTGCACGGCCTGCTCCAGCCGCGGATGGCCGCGGGCCAGATCCAGGGCGTCGGGTGGGGCGGCCTTGACCATGACAGCGTCTGCTTGCGGTGAGCGCCGGATTCAGCTCTTCTTGGTGACCAAGCCGTACAGGAACAGCACGACGATGGCGCCGATGACCGAGGCGATCCAGCCCACCGGCGAGCCAGCGGGGTACAGCCCCAGCATGCCGCCGCCGTAGCTGGCCAGCAACGCACCGACGATGCCGAGGATGGTGGTCATGATCAGGCCCATGCTCTGGTTGCCGGGCATGATGGCACGCGCGATCAGACCCACGATGAAGCCGACGATGATGGTGACGATGAGGCCCATGAAATGCTCCTTCCCAAGGTGTTGTGAACAGCGGGCACTTTAACCGCGGAATCGCGGCGGGCGCGGCTGTCCGGCGCAACTTGCGGTGTTGACCTACAGGGCCAATTCGGCTCAGGCGGGCGCGGCCGCTTGCTCGATGGCTTCGATCTCGCCCGACAGGCGCAACCACTCGTCCTCCAGCGCGGCCAGCTCGTCGCCCACGGTCTTCAACCGGCGCCCGGCGTCGGCGATGTCGGGGGGCGGCAGCGGCGTGGCCAGGCGTTGCTCCAGCGCGTCGCGTTCGCCGGTCAGTGTGCGCATGCGCTGATCGGTCTGCTGCAGGGCGCGTCTCAGCGGCTTGATTTTCTCGGCCAATTGCTGGCGGCGCTGGGCGTCCAGCCGGCGCTGCTCGGCGGGTTTGGCGGCCAGTTGAAGGTCTTTTGGGGCCGTGGCGCTTGCTGGATCAGCGCAAGCAGCTACTGAATCAGTAGCGTTTTGGCCCGCTGCTTGTTCGCGCAGGCGTTTGGCCTCGTCCAGCAGGTAGCGCTGGTAGTCGTCCAGATCGCCCTCGAACGGCGCCACGCCGCCGCGCCCGACCAGCCAGAATTCGTCGCACACGCTGCGCAGCAGCGCGCGGTCGTGGCTGACCAGCATCAGCGTGCCCTCGAACTCGTTCAGCGCCACCGCCAGCGCCTCGCGCGTGGCCAGGTCGAGGTGGTTGGTGGGCTCGTCCAGCAGCAGCAGGTTGGGGCGCTGCCACACGATCATGGCCAGCACCAGCCGCGCTTTCTCACCGCCGCTGAACTGGCCCACGGGCTGCATCACCATCTCGCCCGGGAAGCTGAACGACCCCAGAAAGTTGCGCAACTGCTGCTCGCGCGCATCGTCGGTGTGGGCGCGGCCGGTTTCGCGCGCCAGCCGCACCATGTGTTCCAGTGGCGTGCTGCCGGGGTGCAACACGTCCAGCTCTTGCTGGGCAAAATAGCCGATCGCCAGGCCCTTGCCCTCGGTGACCTGCCCGCCCAGCAAAGGCAGGGTGCGCGCGATCGTCTTGACCAGCGTCGATTTACCCTGACCGTTGGCGCCCAGAATGCCAATGCGCTGGCCGGCCAGCACGGTGCGCGATACGCCGCGCAGGATGATGCGGTCGCCCGGCTGCGGCTCGGGCGGCAGCTCGCCACGCGCGGCCAGTTGCGCGTGCAGCGTGGCGGTGGTGGCGTAGTCGCTCAACTCGGGTTTGGCATCAAATGGGACGTTTGCGCTTGCAGAAACTGCGTCACCAGCGCCGTCTTTGATAGCGGATTCGGCCCGGTAGCCGAACACTGCGTCCCGAATCGCCAGCATCGGGTTGGGCAGACTGGCGGGCTCCTTGAATTCGAACTGGAATTCGGCATCGGCCAGCATGGGCGCGATTTTTTCCATGCGTTCCAGGGCCTTGACGCGGCTTTGCGCCTGCTTGGCCTTGCTCGCCTTGGCTTTGAAGCGGTCGATGAACTTTTGCAGGTGGGCGATCTTATCTTGCTGCTTGGCGAACGCCGCCTGTTGCAGGCTGAGCTGCTGCGCGCGCAACTCCTCGAAGGCGCTGTAGTTGCCGCCGTAGCGCGTCAGCCGCTGGTGCTCGATGTGCAGCGTGACGCGCGTCACGGCGTCCAGAAATTCGCGATCGTGGCTGATCACGATCAAGGTGCCGGCGTAGCGCTGCAGCCAGCCCTCGAGCCAGACCAGCGCGTCCAGATCAAGGTGGTTGGTCGGCTCGTCCAGCAGCAGCAGGTCGCTCGGCGCCATCAGTGCGCGCGCCAGTTGCAGCCGCATGCGCCAGCCGCCCGAGAAGCTGTTGACCGGCTTGTGCAGTTCGGCGAGCTTGAAACCCAAACCCAGGATCAGCGCCTGCGCGCGCGCCGTGGCGTCGTGCGCGCCGGCGTCGTGCAGGTCGCTGTGCGCCTGGGCCATCGCCATGCCGTCGCCCGATTGCTCCGCTTTTAAGAGCTGCTCGCGCAGGTCAGACAAGCGCTCGTCGCCAGAAAGCACGAAATCCGTGGCGGCCTGGCTGGTCTCTGGCATGTGCTGCGCCACCTGAGCAATGCGCCAGCCGCTGGGCATCGAGAAGTCGCCGCTGTCCTCATGCAGCGTGCCGTTGAACAGCGCGAACAGGGTGGACTTGCCCGCGCCGTTGCGGCCGACCAGCGCGACGTTTTCGCCTGGGTGAATGGTGACGCTGGCGCCGTCCAGCAGCACTTTGGCGCCGCGGCGCAGGGTGAGGTTTTGAAGCTGAATCATGAAGAACCGGAGTATGTCAGTGCGGCGTGGCGTGGGCGCGCGAGCTCAATGCCGGCGCCGTGCGCGGGTGGATGCGATGCCCCACAGAATGAACGCCATCAGCCCGGTGCTGTAAGCGGCCACCGCCGAGCGGCCTGAAAACCGCGGCATCGAGAGCGCCCGAAGCACCGTGGTCGCCAGCGTGCGATCGGCGGGCCCAACCCATGGCACTCGAATTTGAGGCCAAAAATGAACCGCCAACCCCATCAACATGCTGATCAGCAAGGCACCGGTCGCGAACCGCTGGACCCGCAGGGCGGTATCACGGCCCCGGTTCAAGACCAAAACGGCGGCCGCTGCCAGCAGTGGCCAGCCAAGCCAGAGCAGGCGGCGCCAAAACTCGATGCCCGGTTGGTAGTTGTCATGCAACGACGCCGTGCAGGCAGTGAAATACAGCAAGCCGGCAAAGACCGACCATGCGGCGGCGAAGCCGGCGCGCCGAATCATGCCTGCGCGG belongs to Ottowia testudinis and includes:
- a CDS encoding GlsB/YeaQ/YmgE family stress response membrane protein; this translates as MGLIVTIIVGFIVGLIARAIMPGNQSMGLIMTTILGIVGALLASYGGGMLGLYPAGSPVGWIASVIGAIVVLFLYGLVTKKS
- a CDS encoding ATP-binding cassette domain-containing protein, which produces MIQLQNLTLRRGAKVLLDGASVTIHPGENVALVGRNGAGKSTLFALFNGTLHEDSGDFSMPSGWRIAQVAQHMPETSQAATDFVLSGDERLSDLREQLLKAEQSGDGMAMAQAHSDLHDAGAHDATARAQALILGLGFKLAELHKPVNSFSGGWRMRLQLARALMAPSDLLLLDEPTNHLDLDALVWLEGWLQRYAGTLIVISHDREFLDAVTRVTLHIEHQRLTRYGGNYSAFEELRAQQLSLQQAAFAKQQDKIAHLQKFIDRFKAKASKAKQAQSRVKALERMEKIAPMLADAEFQFEFKEPASLPNPMLAIRDAVFGYRAESAIKDGAGDAVSASANVPFDAKPELSDYATTATLHAQLAARGELPPEPQPGDRIILRGVSRTVLAGQRIGILGANGQGKSTLVKTIARTLPLLGGQVTEGKGLAIGYFAQQELDVLHPGSTPLEHMVRLARETGRAHTDDAREQQLRNFLGSFSFPGEMVMQPVGQFSGGEKARLVLAMIVWQRPNLLLLDEPTNHLDLATREALAVALNEFEGTLMLVSHDRALLRSVCDEFWLVGRGGVAPFEGDLDDYQRYLLDEAKRLREQAAGQNATDSVAACADPASATAPKDLQLAAKPAEQRRLDAQRRQQLAEKIKPLRRALQQTDQRMRTLTGERDALEQRLATPLPPPDIADAGRRLKTVGDELAALEDEWLRLSGEIEAIEQAAAPA